From a region of the Malania oleifera isolate guangnan ecotype guangnan chromosome 12, ASM2987363v1, whole genome shotgun sequence genome:
- the LOC131144281 gene encoding uncharacterized protein LOC131144281 isoform X1, with protein MQRQAFLWWRQKYVKECDFSALRKIHLLVGQVFRWRQNYVKDCTHSAFSENSLMLVIIWYIVTSSEHNEVQRQGRSSQPYVPRQAPPTERPHRGQPSRPHGLDIQPPPEWPHRGQPSTPYGHLMQPPSPTEQQYGGQDSPTRGRPEQPSSPAAHQSQKPLGMRMEPPLDRSSRGRPSQPQDQPAQRPRYQGQPFNQQGSLVPPPRYTKPITWFVAVFCAVFWVVVILGGLIVLIVYLVFRPRSPRFDVSSVTLNAAYLDMGYLLNADLTLLANFTNPNKKVSVDFSYMVINLYYGKTLLATRSIYPFTAARTQTMFANVEMIASQVALPMEESLRLARQMERDRIVFEVKGLFRTRSNLGSFLRYSYWLYGRCRLVLTRPPTGVLVSSKCKTKR; from the exons ATGCAAAGACAG GCCTTTCTTTGGTGGAGGCAAAAATATGTGAAAGAATGTGATTTCTCAGCCTTGCGAAAGATTCACCTTTTAGTTGGGCAGGTATTTCGTTGGAGGCAAAACTATGTGAAGGATTGCACTCATTCAGCTTTTTCAGAGAATAGTTTGATGCTTGTAATCATTTGGTACATCGTCACCTCATCAGAACACAATGAG GTGCAGCGTCAAGGTCGATCATCTCAGCCATATGTTCCCCGCCAGGCACCTCCCACAGAACGGCCGCATAGAGGCCAACCTTCCCGTCCACATGGTCTGGACATACAGCCTCCCCCAGAATGGCCACATCGAGGCCAGCCTTCCACACCATATGGTCATCTTATGCAGCCTCCATCTCCCACAGAACAGCAATATGGAGGCCAAGATTCCCCAACACGTGGTCGTCCTGAGCAGCCTTCATCTCCCGCAGCACATCAATCCCAGAAGCCACTTGGTATGCGCATGGAACCTCCCCTAGACAGGTCAAGTAGAGGCCGACCTTCCCAGCCACAAGATCAGCCCGCACAGCGGCCACGGTACCAAGGTCAACCTTTCAACCAACAAGGCAGCCTTGTGCCGCCGCCCCGCTATACTAAACCCATAACTTGGTTTGTCGCAGTCTTCTGTGCAGTTTTCTGGGTGGTAGTGATTCTGGGAGGCCTCATTGTTCTCATTGTCTACCTTGTTTTCCGGCCAAGAAGCCCTAGATTTGATGTGTCAAGCGTGACCCTAAATGCAGCGTATCTCGACATGGGCTACCTCCTCAATGCTGACCTCACTTTACTCGCAAACTTCACAAACCCGAACAAGAAGGTGAGTGTGGACTTCAGTTATATGGTCATTAATCTCTACTACGGGAAAACCCTGCTTGCCACTCGGTCCATTTATCCGTTCACTGCAGCAAGGACACAGACCATGTTCGCAAATGTTGAAATGATCGCCAGTCAGGTTGCACTGCCAATGGAAGAAAGCCTGAGGCTGGCGAGGCAGATGGAGAGGGACAGAATTGTTTTTGAAGTAAAGGGGTTGTTTCGGACGAGATCTAATTTGGGGAGTTTCCTTCGGTACTCTTACTGGCTCTATGGCAGATGCCGTCTTGTGTTGACTCGCCCTCCCACTGGGGTGCTGGTATCCAGCAAATGCAAGACGAAACGTTGA
- the LOC131144282 gene encoding serine/threonine-protein kinase AFC2-like isoform X2 — MGCSSGLQDKILRKIGEGTFGQVVECWDRETKELVAIKIVRGIKKYREAAMVEIDVLQLLGKYDKSRSRCVQIRNWFDYRNHICIVFEMLGPSLFDFLRKNNYRSFPVDLVREIGRQLLECVTFMHDLHLIHTDLKPENILFVSPEYVKIPDYKVASRSDGSFYKRLPKSSAVKVIDFGSIAYEHQDHNYIVSTRHYRAPEVILGLGWSYPCDIWSVGCILVELCSGEALFQTHENLEHLAMMERVLGPLPQHMLKRAVRRAEKYVRRGRLDWPEGAASRESIRAVLKLPRLQNLVMQHVDHSAGDLIDLLQGLLTYDPSNRLTAHQALKHPFFTRDHYRRL; from the exons ATGGGATGTTCATCTGGCCTCCAAG ATAAGATCCTTAGAAAAATTGGTGAAG GTACCTTTGGCCAGGTTGTGGAATGCTGGGATAGGGAGACAAAAGAGTTGGTTGCCATAAAAATTGTACGAGGCATTAAGAAGTACCGTGAAGCAGCAATGGTAGAAATTGATGTGCTCCAACTTCTTGGAAAATATGATAAAAGTAGAAGTCG TTGTGTTCAAATACGGAACTGGTTTGACTATCGTAACCATATTTGTATT GTATTTGAGATGCTTGGACCGAGCCTTTTCGATTTTCTTCGGAAAAACAATTATCGCTCATTTCCAGTTGATCTCGTCCGTGAGATTGGCAGACAATTGCTGGAATGTGTGACAT TCATGCATGATCTACATCTCATCCATACCGACTTGAAGCCGGAGAACATACTTTTTGTTTCCCCAGAGTATGTAAAAATCCCAGACTACAAG GTTGCCTCTCGGTCTGATGGATCCTTCTATAAGAGGTTGCCAAAGTCAAGTGCTGTTAAGGTTATCGATTTTGGTAGCATAGCATATGAGCATCAAGATCATAACTATATTGTCTCTACTAGGCATTACCGTGCACCTGAGGTTATTCTTG GACTTGGATGGAGTTATCCATGTGATATTTGGAGTGTTGGTTGCATCTTGGTGGAACTCTGCTCG GGAGAAGCTTTATTTCAGACGCATGAAAACTTGGAGCACCTGGCCATGATGGAAAGGGTTTTAGGCCCCTTACCTCAGCACATGCTGAAAAGAGCAGT CCGTCGTGCTGAGAAGTATGTCAGAAGGGGTAGATTGGATTGGCCAGAAGGTGCTGCTTCACGGGAAAGCATCAGGGCTGTTTTGAAGCTACCTCGCCTTCAG AATCTTGTTATGCAGCATGTAGATCATTCAGCAGGGGATCTCATAGACCTCCTGCAAGGTCTTCTCACATATGATCCTTCAAACAGATTGACAGCTCACCAAGCGCTCAAGCACCCATTCTTTACCCGGGACCATTACAGGAGGCTTTGA
- the LOC131144282 gene encoding serine/threonine-protein kinase AFC2-like isoform X1, producing MEMDCLMEFPHMHMDRRPRKKPRLAWDVHLASKAQSGIFCGQEVGNMTSDGPSRIFSDHASLYIKGLAQNGSPPWRNDDKDGHYIFALGENLTSRYKILRKIGEGTFGQVVECWDRETKELVAIKIVRGIKKYREAAMVEIDVLQLLGKYDKSRSRCVQIRNWFDYRNHICIVFEMLGPSLFDFLRKNNYRSFPVDLVREIGRQLLECVTFMHDLHLIHTDLKPENILFVSPEYVKIPDYKVASRSDGSFYKRLPKSSAVKVIDFGSIAYEHQDHNYIVSTRHYRAPEVILGLGWSYPCDIWSVGCILVELCSGEALFQTHENLEHLAMMERVLGPLPQHMLKRAVRRAEKYVRRGRLDWPEGAASRESIRAVLKLPRLQNLVMQHVDHSAGDLIDLLQGLLTYDPSNRLTAHQALKHPFFTRDHYRRL from the exons ATGGAGATGGACTGCCTAATGGAGTTTCCGCATATGCATATGGATCGGCGACCAAGGAAGAAACCCAGGTTAGCATGGGATGTTCATCTGGCCTCCAAG GCTCAGTCAGGAATATTTTGTGGGCAAGAGGTTGGAAATATGACGAGCGATGGACCATCGAGGATATTCTCAGACCATGCTAGTTTGTATATAAAGGGATTGGCTCAAAATGGCTCACCCCCATGGCGCAATGATGACAAAGATGGACATTACATATTTGCACTGGGAGAAAATTTAACTTCTCGCT ATAAGATCCTTAGAAAAATTGGTGAAG GTACCTTTGGCCAGGTTGTGGAATGCTGGGATAGGGAGACAAAAGAGTTGGTTGCCATAAAAATTGTACGAGGCATTAAGAAGTACCGTGAAGCAGCAATGGTAGAAATTGATGTGCTCCAACTTCTTGGAAAATATGATAAAAGTAGAAGTCG TTGTGTTCAAATACGGAACTGGTTTGACTATCGTAACCATATTTGTATT GTATTTGAGATGCTTGGACCGAGCCTTTTCGATTTTCTTCGGAAAAACAATTATCGCTCATTTCCAGTTGATCTCGTCCGTGAGATTGGCAGACAATTGCTGGAATGTGTGACAT TCATGCATGATCTACATCTCATCCATACCGACTTGAAGCCGGAGAACATACTTTTTGTTTCCCCAGAGTATGTAAAAATCCCAGACTACAAG GTTGCCTCTCGGTCTGATGGATCCTTCTATAAGAGGTTGCCAAAGTCAAGTGCTGTTAAGGTTATCGATTTTGGTAGCATAGCATATGAGCATCAAGATCATAACTATATTGTCTCTACTAGGCATTACCGTGCACCTGAGGTTATTCTTG GACTTGGATGGAGTTATCCATGTGATATTTGGAGTGTTGGTTGCATCTTGGTGGAACTCTGCTCG GGAGAAGCTTTATTTCAGACGCATGAAAACTTGGAGCACCTGGCCATGATGGAAAGGGTTTTAGGCCCCTTACCTCAGCACATGCTGAAAAGAGCAGT CCGTCGTGCTGAGAAGTATGTCAGAAGGGGTAGATTGGATTGGCCAGAAGGTGCTGCTTCACGGGAAAGCATCAGGGCTGTTTTGAAGCTACCTCGCCTTCAG AATCTTGTTATGCAGCATGTAGATCATTCAGCAGGGGATCTCATAGACCTCCTGCAAGGTCTTCTCACATATGATCCTTCAAACAGATTGACAGCTCACCAAGCGCTCAAGCACCCATTCTTTACCCGGGACCATTACAGGAGGCTTTGA
- the LOC131144282 gene encoding serine/threonine-protein kinase AFC1-like isoform X3 encodes MCSNFLENMIKVEVVMHDLHLIHTDLKPENILFVSPEYVKIPDYKVASRSDGSFYKRLPKSSAVKVIDFGSIAYEHQDHNYIVSTRHYRAPEVILGLGWSYPCDIWSVGCILVELCSGEALFQTHENLEHLAMMERVLGPLPQHMLKRAVRRAEKYVRRGRLDWPEGAASRESIRAVLKLPRLQNLVMQHVDHSAGDLIDLLQGLLTYDPSNRLTAHQALKHPFFTRDHYRRL; translated from the exons ATGTGCTCCAACTTCTTGGAAAATATGATAAAAGTAGAAGTCG TCATGCATGATCTACATCTCATCCATACCGACTTGAAGCCGGAGAACATACTTTTTGTTTCCCCAGAGTATGTAAAAATCCCAGACTACAAG GTTGCCTCTCGGTCTGATGGATCCTTCTATAAGAGGTTGCCAAAGTCAAGTGCTGTTAAGGTTATCGATTTTGGTAGCATAGCATATGAGCATCAAGATCATAACTATATTGTCTCTACTAGGCATTACCGTGCACCTGAGGTTATTCTTG GACTTGGATGGAGTTATCCATGTGATATTTGGAGTGTTGGTTGCATCTTGGTGGAACTCTGCTCG GGAGAAGCTTTATTTCAGACGCATGAAAACTTGGAGCACCTGGCCATGATGGAAAGGGTTTTAGGCCCCTTACCTCAGCACATGCTGAAAAGAGCAGT CCGTCGTGCTGAGAAGTATGTCAGAAGGGGTAGATTGGATTGGCCAGAAGGTGCTGCTTCACGGGAAAGCATCAGGGCTGTTTTGAAGCTACCTCGCCTTCAG AATCTTGTTATGCAGCATGTAGATCATTCAGCAGGGGATCTCATAGACCTCCTGCAAGGTCTTCTCACATATGATCCTTCAAACAGATTGACAGCTCACCAAGCGCTCAAGCACCCATTCTTTACCCGGGACCATTACAGGAGGCTTTGA
- the LOC131144281 gene encoding NDR1/HIN1-like protein 6 isoform X2 has product MQRQVQRQGRSSQPYVPRQAPPTERPHRGQPSRPHGLDIQPPPEWPHRGQPSTPYGHLMQPPSPTEQQYGGQDSPTRGRPEQPSSPAAHQSQKPLGMRMEPPLDRSSRGRPSQPQDQPAQRPRYQGQPFNQQGSLVPPPRYTKPITWFVAVFCAVFWVVVILGGLIVLIVYLVFRPRSPRFDVSSVTLNAAYLDMGYLLNADLTLLANFTNPNKKVSVDFSYMVINLYYGKTLLATRSIYPFTAARTQTMFANVEMIASQVALPMEESLRLARQMERDRIVFEVKGLFRTRSNLGSFLRYSYWLYGRCRLVLTRPPTGVLVSSKCKTKR; this is encoded by the exons ATGCAAAGACAG GTGCAGCGTCAAGGTCGATCATCTCAGCCATATGTTCCCCGCCAGGCACCTCCCACAGAACGGCCGCATAGAGGCCAACCTTCCCGTCCACATGGTCTGGACATACAGCCTCCCCCAGAATGGCCACATCGAGGCCAGCCTTCCACACCATATGGTCATCTTATGCAGCCTCCATCTCCCACAGAACAGCAATATGGAGGCCAAGATTCCCCAACACGTGGTCGTCCTGAGCAGCCTTCATCTCCCGCAGCACATCAATCCCAGAAGCCACTTGGTATGCGCATGGAACCTCCCCTAGACAGGTCAAGTAGAGGCCGACCTTCCCAGCCACAAGATCAGCCCGCACAGCGGCCACGGTACCAAGGTCAACCTTTCAACCAACAAGGCAGCCTTGTGCCGCCGCCCCGCTATACTAAACCCATAACTTGGTTTGTCGCAGTCTTCTGTGCAGTTTTCTGGGTGGTAGTGATTCTGGGAGGCCTCATTGTTCTCATTGTCTACCTTGTTTTCCGGCCAAGAAGCCCTAGATTTGATGTGTCAAGCGTGACCCTAAATGCAGCGTATCTCGACATGGGCTACCTCCTCAATGCTGACCTCACTTTACTCGCAAACTTCACAAACCCGAACAAGAAGGTGAGTGTGGACTTCAGTTATATGGTCATTAATCTCTACTACGGGAAAACCCTGCTTGCCACTCGGTCCATTTATCCGTTCACTGCAGCAAGGACACAGACCATGTTCGCAAATGTTGAAATGATCGCCAGTCAGGTTGCACTGCCAATGGAAGAAAGCCTGAGGCTGGCGAGGCAGATGGAGAGGGACAGAATTGTTTTTGAAGTAAAGGGGTTGTTTCGGACGAGATCTAATTTGGGGAGTTTCCTTCGGTACTCTTACTGGCTCTATGGCAGATGCCGTCTTGTGTTGACTCGCCCTCCCACTGGGGTGCTGGTATCCAGCAAATGCAAGACGAAACGTTGA
- the LOC131144281 gene encoding NDR1/HIN1-like protein 6 isoform X3, with protein sequence MQPPSPTEQQYGGQDSPTRGRPEQPSSPAAHQSQKPLGMRMEPPLDRSSRGRPSQPQDQPAQRPRYQGQPFNQQGSLVPPPRYTKPITWFVAVFCAVFWVVVILGGLIVLIVYLVFRPRSPRFDVSSVTLNAAYLDMGYLLNADLTLLANFTNPNKKVSVDFSYMVINLYYGKTLLATRSIYPFTAARTQTMFANVEMIASQVALPMEESLRLARQMERDRIVFEVKGLFRTRSNLGSFLRYSYWLYGRCRLVLTRPPTGVLVSSKCKTKR encoded by the coding sequence ATGCAGCCTCCATCTCCCACAGAACAGCAATATGGAGGCCAAGATTCCCCAACACGTGGTCGTCCTGAGCAGCCTTCATCTCCCGCAGCACATCAATCCCAGAAGCCACTTGGTATGCGCATGGAACCTCCCCTAGACAGGTCAAGTAGAGGCCGACCTTCCCAGCCACAAGATCAGCCCGCACAGCGGCCACGGTACCAAGGTCAACCTTTCAACCAACAAGGCAGCCTTGTGCCGCCGCCCCGCTATACTAAACCCATAACTTGGTTTGTCGCAGTCTTCTGTGCAGTTTTCTGGGTGGTAGTGATTCTGGGAGGCCTCATTGTTCTCATTGTCTACCTTGTTTTCCGGCCAAGAAGCCCTAGATTTGATGTGTCAAGCGTGACCCTAAATGCAGCGTATCTCGACATGGGCTACCTCCTCAATGCTGACCTCACTTTACTCGCAAACTTCACAAACCCGAACAAGAAGGTGAGTGTGGACTTCAGTTATATGGTCATTAATCTCTACTACGGGAAAACCCTGCTTGCCACTCGGTCCATTTATCCGTTCACTGCAGCAAGGACACAGACCATGTTCGCAAATGTTGAAATGATCGCCAGTCAGGTTGCACTGCCAATGGAAGAAAGCCTGAGGCTGGCGAGGCAGATGGAGAGGGACAGAATTGTTTTTGAAGTAAAGGGGTTGTTTCGGACGAGATCTAATTTGGGGAGTTTCCTTCGGTACTCTTACTGGCTCTATGGCAGATGCCGTCTTGTGTTGACTCGCCCTCCCACTGGGGTGCTGGTATCCAGCAAATGCAAGACGAAACGTTGA